A portion of the Bacteroidales bacterium genome contains these proteins:
- a CDS encoding LEA type 2 family protein codes for MKFRQLTFLIAITIFFFSCDLLNQVEGMKMLSKCEFRINTVTDIRLAEVNISNIQKISDVKPLEMLQLTNAYLNKQLPLNFNLNLLVKNPNDQPASLNRLEWILFIDDSQLLEGVINQKFVTNPGETASLPLKVGFNLADVIEGDQINKIINYAMGLTDGSGKTTRIMIKLKPSVMIGQQSIMYPGWIEVRNEFTAQ; via the coding sequence ATGAAATTCAGACAATTAACTTTTCTTATTGCAATAACTATTTTCTTTTTTTCCTGTGATTTACTGAACCAGGTAGAAGGGATGAAAATGCTGTCGAAATGCGAATTCCGGATTAATACTGTGACTGATATCCGTCTCGCTGAAGTAAATATTTCAAACATACAGAAAATTTCGGATGTCAAACCCCTGGAAATGCTGCAACTCACCAATGCCTATCTCAACAAACAACTCCCCCTGAACTTTAACCTGAACCTGCTGGTAAAAAACCCCAACGATCAGCCTGCTTCGCTAAACCGCCTGGAATGGATACTCTTCATTGACGACAGTCAGCTTCTCGAAGGCGTCATCAACCAAAAGTTCGTAACAAACCCCGGAGAAACAGCATCGCTGCCGCTAAAGGTTGGTTTCAACCTGGCAGATGTAATTGAAGGTGACCAGATCAATAAAATCATTAACTATGCCATGGGTTTAACGGATGGTTCAGGCAAAACGACCAGGATCATGATTAAACTAAAGCCATCCGTGATGATTGGACAGCAAAGTATCATGTACCCGGGATGGATTGAGGTACGGAATGAATTCACAGCACAATAA
- a CDS encoding DUF4412 domain-containing protein: MKKFHLMFILFFLSAPIANANAGWVIQVRYSDSDGNANEETIMIQDNKLRSNGIDGTFIFDLENDWMMVINDTNNTCWQVKISESRESYYLATRKFMDKMLVSLPPQEREMYRPLFAEMEKMYANFDPSILDAVKIRIEKTVENEIIAGFNTNKYLVYVDDTLVEQKWLVTDLDLSNDLNLGKMVRSFKEISPITGEDVMYQFTETYLDLSEKGFEMRSVNKAGEITEVMNIEKKLFDADLFSVPEGFRQISIEEMLMMEMNGEDR; the protein is encoded by the coding sequence ATGAAGAAGTTTCATTTGATGTTTATCCTCTTTTTTTTATCTGCACCTATCGCAAATGCCAATGCAGGTTGGGTGATTCAGGTTCGTTACAGCGATTCGGATGGAAATGCAAACGAAGAAACCATCATGATCCAGGACAATAAGTTGCGATCCAATGGCATCGATGGCACTTTTATTTTTGACCTGGAGAACGATTGGATGATGGTGATTAATGACACCAACAATACTTGCTGGCAGGTAAAAATAAGTGAGTCCAGGGAATCATACTACCTGGCCACCAGGAAGTTTATGGATAAAATGCTTGTGAGTTTACCACCACAGGAGCGAGAGATGTACCGACCACTTTTTGCAGAGATGGAAAAGATGTATGCAAATTTTGACCCTTCGATCCTTGATGCGGTGAAAATTCGGATTGAAAAAACTGTTGAGAATGAAATAATTGCAGGTTTTAATACCAACAAATACCTGGTTTATGTCGATGATACTTTAGTAGAACAAAAATGGCTGGTTACTGATTTAGATTTAAGCAACGACCTGAATTTAGGTAAAATGGTAAGATCTTTTAAAGAAATCAGCCCGATTACCGGCGAAGATGTCATGTATCAATTTACCGAAACCTACCTTGATCTGAGTGAAAAAGGATTCGAAATGCGATCGGTAAATAAGGCAGGAGAAATTACAGAGGTAATGAATATAGAGAAAAAGTTGTTTGATGCCGACCTATTTTCTGTCCCTGAAGGATTCAGGCAAATAAGCATTGAGGAAATGCTGATGATGGAGATGAATGGTGAAGACAGGTGA
- a CDS encoding DEAD/DEAH box helicase has translation MKQKISESIKSILRNELTRSGPGSLSYRQGQSLYLNGQCSLLSESGHQYRFSVDDKYGDFQVDVSYKDQLETDCTCRSEVLCRHKTAALLQLDELFKLGEDELPQDGIKYTRKGMIQRVIDERKKKAQQAVYTIEFADNIFGEHLLTNERGVQYKVTLRDLTRKHGYCNCPDYRINKLGTCKHLIYTFLHLQNDPGRIPAQLPPYPFIEVFLNPFRNNKISYFFPEKLTGPVAELFYRYFGNKNYIEDNDVERFTGFLNNTDKFKQILLRPEVLDKVRLTSEAASIQRLKESKKLNFSIFKTPLLPFQKEGVEFATFNAGAILADDIELGRMTQAVATAMMKRDLFGFGKTLIICPATLKQHWKKEIEKITAEKLMIIEGSMEERRELYCHSDHYFQILNYENVLSDLDMLKSSHPDFIILDEAQRIKNYASAISVSIRSIPRRHTLVLSGSPFDSRLIELYALVMLVDADLLSPLWEFSYKYCFFDDHNKNNIVGYYDLDELNLRLENVLLRREKDQVIKQLPQISNIDVPVDMHPQQIKIHLKLAGELLGLFSKKMQTPFEFQQAIQLIRQLRMLADSTFLLDDLTNISPKIDELKSILNEKMNLRRSRKKVIIFTEWKKMLQIIARALRVSKIRHVEITDDTPARQRELILKTFEQDEDCNVLLSSHVDLNASDIRIADLMINFDAPADREAKSLRMGSLSGIMQRQGKLTIINLVAKNSIEEKIAGGLEIDLPEKSKKKGDNELQQGFPKILQSELIEAIKDMISKLNASNPEQISPSKIPETGQMLIDFSLEEPGFPSHKGLVEMPHHDEKQPLENRLNISQEKMNQLLTSGASMLAQMLKITTGEEIDIVESSPDFNPESGEITLKFRIMSEDSL, from the coding sequence ATGAAACAGAAAATTTCTGAAAGCATAAAATCCATCCTTCGAAATGAGTTAACACGCTCTGGCCCGGGGTCACTCTCCTATCGCCAGGGGCAAAGCCTGTATCTTAACGGACAATGTTCGCTGCTTTCAGAATCAGGACATCAATATCGTTTTTCGGTTGATGATAAATATGGTGATTTCCAGGTAGATGTTTCCTACAAAGATCAGTTGGAAACAGACTGTACCTGCAGGAGCGAGGTGCTCTGCCGGCACAAAACAGCAGCACTGCTGCAACTTGATGAGCTTTTTAAGCTTGGCGAAGATGAATTACCCCAGGATGGCATCAAATATACCCGTAAAGGTATGATTCAGCGCGTGATTGATGAACGGAAGAAAAAAGCCCAGCAGGCCGTTTACACTATCGAATTTGCCGACAATATTTTTGGTGAACACCTGCTGACCAACGAACGCGGTGTACAGTACAAGGTTACACTGCGCGACCTCACACGCAAACACGGCTATTGCAATTGTCCCGATTATAGAATCAATAAACTCGGTACGTGCAAGCATTTGATCTACACCTTTCTTCACCTGCAAAACGATCCGGGTCGCATCCCGGCACAACTACCACCCTACCCTTTTATCGAAGTTTTTCTTAACCCGTTCAGGAATAATAAAATCAGCTATTTTTTCCCTGAGAAACTCACTGGTCCTGTTGCTGAACTGTTTTATCGCTATTTTGGAAATAAAAATTATATCGAAGATAATGATGTCGAGCGTTTTACAGGATTTTTAAACAATACCGATAAGTTCAAGCAGATTCTTCTGCGACCGGAGGTCCTTGACAAGGTGAGGTTAACTAGCGAAGCAGCATCCATCCAACGGTTGAAGGAAAGCAAGAAACTCAATTTTTCGATCTTTAAAACCCCTTTGCTCCCCTTCCAAAAAGAGGGTGTGGAGTTTGCCACCTTTAATGCCGGCGCTATTTTAGCAGACGACATTGAGTTGGGCAGGATGACACAGGCGGTGGCCACAGCAATGATGAAACGTGACCTTTTCGGTTTTGGCAAAACATTGATCATTTGCCCGGCTACACTCAAACAGCACTGGAAAAAGGAAATCGAAAAAATTACTGCTGAAAAGCTAATGATCATCGAGGGTTCAATGGAGGAACGGCGGGAATTATACTGCCATTCTGATCATTATTTTCAGATCCTCAATTATGAAAATGTGCTTTCTGATCTTGACATGCTGAAAAGCAGCCATCCCGACTTTATCATTCTTGACGAAGCCCAGCGGATTAAAAATTATGCTTCTGCTATTTCTGTATCCATCCGTTCCATACCAAGGCGTCATACGCTGGTACTGTCCGGCAGCCCGTTCGATTCGAGACTTATCGAGTTGTATGCACTTGTGATGCTGGTTGATGCTGATTTACTGTCGCCGCTTTGGGAATTTTCCTACAAATATTGTTTCTTTGATGATCACAACAAAAACAACATCGTTGGTTATTACGATCTGGATGAGTTGAACCTTCGTCTCGAAAATGTTCTCCTGCGACGCGAAAAAGACCAGGTTATCAAGCAGTTGCCTCAAATCAGCAACATTGATGTACCAGTGGATATGCATCCTCAGCAAATTAAAATTCATCTTAAACTGGCCGGTGAATTGCTGGGATTATTCAGCAAAAAAATGCAGACGCCTTTTGAATTTCAGCAGGCTATACAGTTGATCAGGCAGTTGAGAATGTTAGCCGATTCTACGTTTTTGCTGGATGATCTGACGAACATTTCACCAAAAATCGATGAACTGAAATCCATTCTGAATGAAAAGATGAACCTGAGGAGAAGCCGAAAAAAAGTCATCATTTTCACTGAATGGAAAAAAATGCTTCAGATCATTGCGCGCGCCCTTCGGGTCAGTAAGATCAGGCACGTGGAAATCACCGACGATACACCAGCCAGGCAGCGTGAGCTGATCTTGAAAACATTTGAACAGGATGAAGACTGTAATGTGTTACTTTCAAGTCATGTTGACCTCAATGCATCCGATATCAGGATTGCCGACCTGATGATTAATTTTGATGCACCCGCCGACCGTGAAGCCAAGAGCCTGCGGATGGGAAGCCTTTCCGGTATCATGCAACGGCAGGGGAAACTTACCATTATTAACCTGGTGGCAAAGAACTCTATTGAAGAAAAGATTGCCGGCGGTTTGGAGATTGACCTGCCGGAGAAAAGTAAGAAAAAAGGCGATAATGAACTGCAGCAAGGATTCCCGAAAATCCTGCAATCAGAGTTGATCGAAGCGATAAAGGACATGATCAGCAAGCTGAATGCATCAAACCCTGAACAGATTTCCCCTTCAAAAATTCCTGAGACAGGACAAATGCTGATTGACTTTTCATTGGAAGAGCCCGGTTTTCCTTCGCATAAGGGATTGGTCGAAATGCCTCATCACGACGAAAAGCAGCCCCTGGAAAACAGGCTGAATATCAGTCAGGAAAAAATGAACCAGTTACTCACAAGCGGCGCGTCTATGCTTGCCCAGATGCTTAAAATAACTACAGGAGAAGAGATTGATATCGTTGAATCCTCCCCTGACTTCAATCCTGAATCCGGAGAAATTACATTGAAGTTCAGGATTATGAGTGAGGATAGTCTTTAG
- a CDS encoding tetratricopeptide repeat protein yields the protein MKKSHFRFIFSSLLLCLITLSAYNQAVNINYKVKGKNVYSASIFFSSDEGLPGLTADEFLPYQNIFFTIKPNEGSEKEYFKENELEEYLNFIELQQLGKTIQPAASIRPVSSQDGKIAHLIMSFPKEKVLLYEPFVFISPFDTTDAILLSDEYFPDFFNYRKIYESGYSMSQDNEYVDAFNVLFPVVEASLNNPEITHYSFYNHLSEILMETVIQSHADSLVQVYNFYSDHFRSTYNYDDLIRCDSVENLIKQGSELFSPYFGLNFPKSKVFKDNYNKLLADLKALRSENLDLFKVHKMKFFEQGSYEKDYRFYFYIDLIAKMLTHIDAYRSLDGLDEIDISSIDRFPEKKADLIRTGWLDDFKIIIGLINTEIKYQHRVFNDSVMSNLYSQLEAQRQPYYEIFRAFNSMSRDHDLFYKMMETALKKCSDLELIQNIEMWIMCHNLTVGQVEAQVIEGINIGINLIRKKSWTEAGQQFDVITMQASNLALPWYYSAIVSYEKNDEFLAQNRFALALEKYPAYISPRIYVYNNLFEKADYDMLLTNINESLEVMDIWLLYFWKAKVQFAKKQYKDAILTINEKCLALNPYDFESWFLLGDTYFELKDLNKARESYQQTQRINPYDHVKYSQIMQEKFGNK from the coding sequence ATGAAAAAGTCACATTTTCGGTTCATTTTCAGTTCTCTCCTTCTTTGCCTTATCACATTGTCTGCTTACAATCAAGCTGTTAACATCAATTACAAAGTTAAAGGCAAAAACGTCTATTCGGCCTCAATTTTTTTCTCGTCGGATGAAGGTTTGCCGGGTTTAACTGCGGATGAATTTTTACCATATCAAAACATCTTCTTCACTATAAAACCAAATGAAGGCAGTGAAAAAGAATATTTTAAAGAAAATGAACTGGAAGAGTACCTGAATTTTATTGAATTACAACAACTGGGTAAAACCATTCAGCCAGCAGCGTCCATTCGGCCGGTTTCCAGCCAGGATGGTAAAATCGCCCATCTCATCATGTCATTTCCAAAAGAAAAAGTGCTGCTTTATGAACCGTTCGTTTTTATAAGTCCATTTGATACGACTGATGCTATCCTTTTGAGTGACGAGTATTTCCCTGACTTTTTTAATTACAGGAAAATTTATGAGAGCGGATACAGCATGAGCCAGGATAATGAATATGTTGATGCGTTCAATGTATTATTCCCGGTGGTTGAAGCATCCTTAAACAACCCGGAAATAACCCATTACAGTTTTTACAATCACCTGAGTGAAATCCTGATGGAAACAGTGATTCAAAGTCACGCTGACAGTCTTGTCCAAGTGTATAATTTTTACTCTGACCATTTCAGAAGTACATATAATTATGATGATTTGATCAGGTGTGATTCCGTTGAAAATTTAATAAAACAAGGGTCAGAATTATTTTCGCCCTATTTCGGATTGAATTTTCCAAAGAGCAAAGTTTTTAAGGATAATTACAACAAACTATTGGCAGATTTGAAAGCGCTCAGATCGGAGAACCTGGATTTATTCAAAGTACACAAAATGAAGTTTTTCGAACAGGGCAGCTACGAGAAGGATTACCGGTTTTATTTTTACATCGATCTTATTGCGAAAATGTTAACCCATATTGATGCCTATCGAAGCCTGGATGGACTTGATGAGATCGATATCTCATCAATTGACAGGTTTCCTGAAAAAAAGGCTGATCTTATCAGAACCGGATGGCTGGATGATTTTAAGATTATAATAGGTTTGATCAATACAGAGATCAAATACCAGCATCGGGTTTTTAATGACTCCGTGATGAGTAACCTCTATAGTCAATTGGAAGCCCAGCGGCAGCCATATTATGAAATTTTCAGGGCTTTTAACTCAATGTCCCGTGACCATGATTTATTTTATAAAATGATGGAAACAGCATTGAAGAAGTGCAGCGATCTTGAATTGATCCAAAACATTGAGATGTGGATCATGTGCCATAACCTCACTGTCGGGCAAGTTGAGGCACAGGTCATTGAAGGTATTAACATAGGGATAAACTTAATCCGGAAAAAAAGCTGGACTGAAGCAGGCCAGCAATTTGATGTGATTACGATGCAGGCGAGCAACCTGGCTTTGCCCTGGTATTATTCCGCAATCGTCAGTTATGAAAAAAATGATGAGTTTTTAGCTCAAAACAGGTTTGCCCTCGCTCTCGAGAAATATCCTGCCTACATTTCACCGCGCATTTATGTGTACAATAATCTGTTTGAAAAAGCTGATTATGATATGCTTTTAACCAATATTAATGAGTCGTTGGAAGTAATGGATATCTGGCTTTTGTATTTTTGGAAAGCCAAAGTGCAATTTGCCAAAAAGCAATATAAGGATGCCATCCTTACGATCAATGAAAAGTGTCTAGCGCTCAATCCTTATGACTTCGAATCCTGGTTTTTACTTGGGGATACATATTTCGAACTGAAGGACTTGAATAAAGCAAGAGAATCTTATCAGCAGACCCAGCGAATTAACCCTTATGACCACGTGAAGTACAGCCAGATCATGCAGGAGAAATTTGGAAATAAATAA
- a CDS encoding tetratricopeptide repeat protein → MAKKSTKAEENIQAVEEALGKSERFIEENQKPITIILVVLVAIVLGYFGFQRFYIQPKEEKAQIEMFTAEKYFGQDSLNLALNGDGINPGFLDISKKYKFTKSASLANYYAGVIYMKKGEFQNAIDHFKKYKTRDKLVKPMALGAIGDAYVELGNNKEAVDYYLKAAKASKNEFSAPVFLMKAGWTYELLSDYKKAIEVYKEIRKDYPQSTEARELEKYIARAEGLLNK, encoded by the coding sequence ATGGCGAAAAAATCGACAAAAGCTGAAGAAAACATTCAGGCAGTAGAAGAAGCATTAGGTAAATCCGAGCGGTTTATCGAGGAAAATCAGAAACCAATCACAATCATATTAGTAGTGCTGGTTGCTATCGTTTTAGGGTATTTTGGATTCCAAAGGTTTTATATTCAACCCAAAGAGGAGAAAGCCCAGATCGAAATGTTCACCGCAGAAAAATATTTTGGACAAGATTCGTTGAACCTTGCCCTCAATGGTGACGGAATTAATCCGGGTTTTCTGGATATCTCCAAAAAATACAAGTTTACCAAATCGGCCAGCCTTGCCAATTACTATGCCGGTGTAATTTACATGAAAAAGGGTGAATTTCAAAATGCCATTGATCACTTTAAAAAATACAAAACCAGGGATAAACTGGTCAAGCCAATGGCTTTAGGTGCTATTGGAGATGCATATGTTGAATTAGGAAACAACAAAGAAGCCGTTGATTACTATCTGAAAGCAGCCAAAGCAAGTAAAAATGAATTCTCGGCACCTGTCTTTTTAATGAAAGCCGGTTGGACCTATGAATTGCTGAGCGATTACAAAAAAGCTATAGAAGTTTACAAAGAAATTAGGAAAGATTACCCTCAAAGCACCGAGGCGCGTGAACTCGAAAAATATATTGCCCGTGCCGAAGGTTTACTGAATAAGTAA
- a CDS encoding (deoxy)nucleoside triphosphate pyrophosphohydrolase, with protein sequence MIEVTCSIIEKDGKVLATRRASGSHLAGLWEFPGGKIEPGETDEECIIREILEELNLNIEIIGKLQPVEHLYSDKSIRLIPFICKLSSGQLTLKDHSEYRWLGINELQSLDWAEADIKVVIEYLNISKA encoded by the coding sequence ATGATAGAGGTCACATGTTCCATCATTGAAAAGGATGGAAAAGTTTTGGCTACCCGAAGGGCAAGTGGCAGCCACCTGGCAGGACTTTGGGAGTTTCCGGGAGGAAAAATAGAGCCAGGCGAAACTGATGAGGAATGCATCATAAGGGAAATTCTGGAAGAATTAAATCTCAATATTGAGATCATCGGGAAACTTCAGCCGGTTGAACATCTATACTCCGATAAGTCTATCCGTTTAATTCCTTTCATTTGCAAATTGTCCTCCGGGCAGTTAACCCTGAAAGATCATTCCGAATACAGATGGCTTGGTATTAATGAGCTTCAATCACTTGACTGGGCAGAGGCCGACATTAAGGTCGTAATAGAATATTTGAACATCTCCAAAGCGTGA
- a CDS encoding UvrD-helicase domain-containing protein: protein MAKNFLEELNEAQRQAVLHTEGPSMVIAGAGSGKTRVLTYRVANLLQQGVDPFNILALTFTNKAAREMKERIMKLVGSADARNVWMGTFHSIFARVLRIDGHLLGYPSNYTIYDTDDSKSLIRTIVKEHNLDPKVYQPGWLLGRISAAKSNLLSAADYNQNPELIESDTRSGKPLTGRLFSVYSGRCKKAFAMDFDDLLFNMNLLLRDFPEILLKYQSKFRYVLVDEYQDTNYAQYMIVKKLAARHENICVVGDDAQSIYSFRGANIQNILNFKKDYPDLKIFKLEQNYRSTKNIVEAANSVIQYNKDQIFKKIWTQNDEGSLIKLLRAKSDMEEGNLVASSIFETKMSNQLPNSEFAILYRTNAQSRSIEEALRKLNIPYRIYGGLSFYKRKEIKDLLAYFRLVVNPSDEEALKRIINYPGRGIGDTTIDRLVVAAEGLGKSVWELIESIDQYELKINQGIKNRIGEFVMMIKRFMVQQKKRNAYELAKDIARASGILKDLEEDKTPEGISRVENIEELLNGIKEFSESEDENILEEDNSLRTLDMYLQDISLLTDADQDDKDDNNKVSLMTIHSAKGLEFPYVYIVGLEENLFPSIQSISSRADLEEERRLFYVAITRAEKAATISYAETRYRWGNLTISEPSRFIEEIDTAFIEFPRKVVNHPSDHNKFRYDAEVPFTKKPSTINPDKLRKIGDSRVPSGKEEHFESSDSGDIQTGMKVMHQRFGNGKVLSVEGNGPNRKATVFFPEVGQKHLILKFARLKIVD, encoded by the coding sequence ATGGCGAAGAATTTTCTGGAGGAGTTGAACGAAGCGCAAAGGCAGGCTGTTTTGCATACTGAGGGGCCTTCGATGGTAATAGCAGGAGCAGGTTCGGGCAAAACGAGGGTGTTAACCTACAGGGTTGCTAACCTGTTGCAACAGGGTGTTGATCCCTTCAATATACTGGCGCTGACATTTACAAACAAGGCGGCAAGGGAGATGAAGGAGCGAATCATGAAACTGGTTGGCTCGGCAGATGCCCGTAATGTCTGGATGGGTACTTTCCATTCCATTTTTGCCCGCGTTCTCCGTATTGACGGGCACTTGCTGGGTTATCCTTCCAACTACACCATTTATGATACCGACGACTCGAAGAGCCTGATCAGAACCATTGTAAAAGAACACAACCTTGACCCGAAGGTATATCAGCCGGGTTGGCTACTTGGCAGAATATCGGCTGCAAAAAGCAATCTACTCTCCGCCGCAGATTACAACCAAAATCCAGAACTTATTGAATCTGACACCCGGTCAGGCAAACCACTGACGGGACGTTTGTTCTCAGTCTATTCAGGCCGTTGTAAAAAGGCCTTTGCCATGGATTTTGACGATCTGCTCTTTAACATGAACCTACTGCTGCGGGATTTCCCCGAAATTCTGCTGAAATACCAGTCCAAGTTCAGGTATGTGCTTGTGGATGAGTATCAGGACACCAATTATGCCCAGTATATGATCGTGAAAAAGCTGGCTGCACGTCACGAGAACATTTGTGTTGTTGGCGACGATGCGCAAAGTATTTACAGTTTCAGGGGCGCAAACATCCAGAATATCCTCAATTTTAAAAAGGATTATCCTGACCTGAAGATTTTCAAGCTGGAGCAAAACTACCGTTCGACCAAAAACATTGTGGAAGCGGCCAACAGCGTTATTCAATATAATAAAGACCAGATTTTTAAGAAGATTTGGACCCAAAATGATGAAGGCTCGCTGATAAAATTACTCCGGGCAAAATCGGATATGGAGGAGGGTAACCTGGTTGCCAGTTCGATTTTTGAAACTAAAATGAGTAATCAATTGCCCAACAGCGAATTTGCCATACTTTACCGCACCAACGCACAATCCCGCTCCATTGAAGAGGCATTGCGCAAACTCAATATCCCTTACCGGATTTATGGCGGGCTTTCCTTTTATAAACGAAAGGAAATCAAAGACCTGCTTGCTTATTTCCGGCTGGTTGTAAACCCATCGGATGAGGAGGCGTTAAAGAGAATCATCAATTATCCGGGAAGAGGAATCGGTGATACAACTATTGACCGGTTGGTTGTGGCTGCTGAGGGTTTAGGAAAGTCGGTATGGGAGTTAATTGAAAGCATTGACCAATATGAACTGAAAATCAACCAGGGGATAAAAAACAGGATTGGTGAGTTTGTGATGATGATAAAGCGGTTTATGGTGCAGCAAAAGAAAAGAAATGCCTATGAGCTGGCCAAAGACATTGCAAGAGCATCGGGAATACTGAAAGACCTGGAAGAAGACAAAACTCCTGAGGGGATTAGCCGTGTGGAAAACATTGAGGAATTACTCAACGGCATCAAGGAATTTTCTGAATCGGAAGACGAAAATATATTGGAAGAGGACAATTCCCTGCGAACGCTCGATATGTATTTGCAGGACATTTCATTGCTCACCGATGCCGACCAGGATGATAAAGACGACAACAACAAGGTTTCACTGATGACGATTCATAGTGCCAAAGGGCTGGAGTTTCCTTATGTTTACATCGTCGGGCTGGAAGAAAACCTGTTCCCATCCATCCAGTCCATCAGTTCGCGGGCCGACCTGGAAGAAGAGCGGCGATTGTTTTATGTGGCCATCACCCGTGCCGAAAAAGCTGCCACCATATCCTATGCCGAAACCCGCTATCGTTGGGGTAATCTTACCATCAGCGAGCCCAGCAGGTTTATTGAAGAAATTGACACTGCTTTTATCGAATTCCCCCGCAAAGTTGTTAATCATCCAAGCGATCACAACAAGTTCAGGTACGATGCTGAAGTTCCATTTACAAAAAAACCGTCAACAATAAACCCTGACAAGCTGCGAAAAATTGGCGACTCAAGAGTTCCCTCCGGAAAGGAAGAGCATTTTGAAAGTTCTGACTCAGGAGATATTCAAACCGGAATGAAGGTGATGCACCAAAGGTTTGGCAACGGGAAAGTATTAAGCGTGGAAGGAAACGGCCCAAACAGGAAAGCCACCGTTTTCTTTCCTGAAGTGGGTCAGAAGCATTTGATCCTAAAATTTGCCAGGCTTAAGATTGTTGATTAA